GttattgtttgttgtgtttgtttctacAACAGAGTATGCACTGACTGATAGATTTTTTTAagtgaatttatttttattcgaATTTATATTGAACATGTTCTGTGAATAGTGAATCAAAGCAATGAGAGGCCTTTAGGGAGTGGGCTTTGTATTTCGAATTTCAGGCGCCACTCGGAGGGAACTTGGAAGACCAATCAGCAGAGACTAAAAACCTGACGTAAACAGGGGGCGGGCTGCGGTCGTAGGCCTTATATATCCACGTTCGGCAAAAGTGTTCATACTCTTCAAACCCGAAGAATACCTTGCAATGGCAAGAACCAAGCAGACAGCCCGCAAATCTACCGGAGGTAAGGCTCCGAGGAAGCAGCTCGCCACCAAGGCTGCGCGTAAAAGCGCACCAGCAACCGGTGGAGTGAAGAAGCCTCACCGATACAGGCCTGGTACCGTAGCTCTGAGAGAGATCCGTCGTTACCAGAAGTCCACTGAGTTGCTTATCCGCAAGCTGCCTTTCCAGCGTCTGGTGAGAGAAATTGCTCAGGACTTCAAGACTGATCTGCGCTTCCAGAGCTCTGCAGTCATGGCTCTTCAGGAGGCTAGCGAGGCTTATCTGGTCGGTCTGTTCGAGGATACTAACCTGTGCGCCATCCACGCTAAGAGGGTCACCATCATGCCCAAAGACATCCAGCTGGCTCGTCGTATCCGTGGGGAGCGTGCTTAAATTAACCCAAATCAGGACCCGATAACTCaaaaggctcttttaagagccaccTAAACGTTCAGAAAAGCTATTTTCCAAACTGCCTGCAGAAACATTACACAATCACAGATGCAAGTGTAGTCGCGTGGTGTCGTAACACTGGTGTCATGTTTCGGTCTTAGGACAGAGTTCTGATTAGATCAGATACCACAACACCAACACAGCCCTGTTTCATTGACGCCTGTAAAAGTTTCGTTTTTTTGCAGGCATATTTCGACGTCAGGGTTTCTCATCCAGTTCTTACGTCCCTTGCCAGGCTTTTTGGGTTGTAACGCAACCATGAATACCGTGTCTTGGTTTGCAATTATTAAATAGACTTTATATCCCAAAGTCCCATATCCTAATCAGTAGAGACTAGATCctcaaaataataatacattaattGGTATTTGCCTACAGCTGTTTATCTGCAgataaatataattatattgGGATTACTTTTCAAAGAACATGTGGGTGGCTCTTAAAAGTGCCTTTGAGATTGGAGAGCGTGTTTCAAATTCGATTTTACTTGGAGCTGGTGTACTTGGTGACGGCCTTGGTTCCCTCGGACACAGCGTGCTTGGCCAGCTCACCGGGCAGAAGCAGACGCACTGCAGTCTGGATCTCCCTGGAAGAGATAGTGGAACGCTTGTTGTAGTGAGCCAAGCGGGAGGCTTCTCCAGCGATGCGTTCGAAGATGTCGTTTACGAAGGAGTTCATAATGCCCAtggtacggtgttcattttaggacatcctcagactcaggtgtcagactcagaaaaacatcggtcatcttcagacaaaactgcctcagcgtcagaaaaaccagactcaggtgtcagactcagaaaaacatctgtcatcttcagacaaaactgcctcagcataAGAAAAACCTccgtcatcctcagataaaactgcttcaaaccaaactgcctcagaaaaacatctctaaggagtcaggtctcagaaaaaacgctgtcagaaaaagtggagtcaggtctcagaaaagtatttagtattaaataaagacacatgtgctatgccatgatgtaataccatataataccattataaaacgttagcagttgtcattgtcattgcacaacaataatagacagacataaagatagacaggtacttgaaatgtaatccccaggggacaataactgcagcgttgttgaattcatttgatatgagatgttatcttaacttatttagagaaatgtgccttgttgttggtatttcatgtattatcataatggtattatatggtattacatcatgacatagcacatttgtctttatgggggtttgggaataatgatgtgatgataatgatgcaggtttcttactggtaggtagtgtacaactgggaaacggttagcaaaagtaagaaataatggtccaggtgtcgttctggactttcgtggtggaaaaatgtttaaaccacttttccctagctcattgaatgtaccgtaatcctacgaaaaacaaattattttgctgtatgtagTACGTAGCTTACTCCGGAATGTGCCTTAAAGCAGCTGCTAATGTTACTAGCGAAGtgaggttagctaagttacatccatggatttcctacaatgtgtataccatt
This window of the Alosa alosa isolate M-15738 ecotype Scorff River chromosome 7, AALO_Geno_1.1, whole genome shotgun sequence genome carries:
- the LOC125297107 gene encoding histone H3, with product MARTKQTARKSTGGKAPRKQLATKAARKSAPATGGVKKPHRYRPGTVALREIRRYQKSTELLIRKLPFQRLVREIAQDFKTDLRFQSSAVMALQEASEAYLVGLFEDTNLCAIHAKRVTIMPKDIQLARRIRGERA
- the LOC125297118 gene encoding histone H2B-like; its protein translation is MPDPAKPAPKKGSKKAVTKAAGKGGKKRRKSRKESYAIYVYKVLKQVHPDTGISSKAMGIMNSFVNDIFERIAGEASRLAHYNKRSTISSREIQTAVRLLLPGELAKHAVSEGTKAVTKYTSSK